The Candidatus Minimicrobia sp. QA0096 DNA segment GATATCAATCGACCGATTGGCTCATTCCTATTCCTCGGCCCTACTGGCGTGGGAAAAACAGAGGTCGCGCGCAGTTTATGTCGTGAATTATTCGACGACGAGCATGCCATGATTCGAATTGACATGAGTGAATATATGGAACGCCATGCCGTAGCCAGATTGATCGGTTCGCCTCCAGGATATGTCGGCTACGATCAGGGCGGTCAATTGACGGAAGCCGTTAGACGACGTCCGTATAGCGTGGTTTTGTTTGACGAAATCGAAAAAGCACACCCCGACGTGTTTAACGTTTTGTTGCAAGTTTTGGACGATGGTCGATTGACGGACGGACAAGGACGAACGATTGACTTTAGCAACACCATTATCATCATGACCAGCAACGTCGGATCGCAAATGATTATGGACTACACGGGCGACGACATTAGTTCGCTCGACAATCAAATTTTAGAGACGCTTCGTGGTCATTTCCGCCCAGAATTCTTAAACCGAATTGACGACATTGTGATTTTTGACCGAATCCATCCCGAGTCGATGCGTGCAATTGTTGACGTGCAATTAGAAAAAGTTGTTCGCCAAGTTAAGGATAGTCGTGACATAACGCTGAATTTTGACAATAGCGTTCGTGATATGTTGGCGCGAGACGGCTACGACCCGAGTTTCGGCGCTCGGCCACTTAAGCGTTTGATTCAAAAACGCGTGCTTGATCCTTTGGCGCTCGAACTGATCGACGGGCGAATTCACGACGGAGATACAGTAAAAGTTGCTGCCGTGGATGATCGAATTGCCTTTACGAATATCGTATAATAGATGCATGGATCAAATTCGCAGCGAGCAGGAATCCGTCAAATCAGCGCTTTTAGGAGTCGGCAGAATGCTTGGTTTGCCGAAATATTTACTAATAACAATTGTCGCGACCGTCGCCTTCGCCGTGGTAATTTATTTCGCAATCAACGCCAATTTTTACGGACCGCTGATAATGTCGCGCTTACCAATCCTCGATAAAATCACGCTGCTCGGTTCGATGATTATAGACATCTTCAAACAAAGTTTCACTTCACCAAATGGCGCGCTACTTATGGTAGTGTCAATTCTTCAAGGTGTATCGATCGCCGCTGTAATTTTTACAGCAAAGAATAATCGCGACAATGAAAAAACTGTATCTCGACAAGTCGGATTAAGCGGAATCGCATCAATTGCCGCAACAATTGGACTCGGCTGCGTTCCCTGCGGAACATCACTAATCTTACCAATTGTAACCCTATTTTTCTCGGGAGCTGCCGCCGCCACCGCCGCAAATATCGCCAGTATAATAGTCCTTTTATTGGCTTTACTACTCAGTTTATTCTCGCTATATAAATCAGGTCAAATTATTTTTATGTACACAGAATTATCTAAACAGGAGAAAATATGAATCGACAAAAATCATCAGGCATAGCACTTATTTGGGTTCTTTCGGGAATTGTAATCGTGGGAATTGTAGCTTTGTTTATTTATGGAATTGTCAATCGTCCGCCGAATCGTCACATTGGCGATAATAAACCATGGAATGAAAAAATGTCACAAGGATCCGCTGACGCGAAAAACGTATTCATTGATTATACTGACTATTTTTGTTCATTTTGCGCCGAGGTCGAAGCCGCAACCAGCACAGAATTCTTCAAAAATGACTATATTAAATCCGGAAAAGTTCGTTATGAGCATCGCGTAGTAACACTATTAAAAGAGATGACCAACAATACAGAAACTGGCGCTCACGCTGCGTTTTGTGCTGCTGATCAAGATAAATATTGGCAGTACACCCACGATATCGTCCCGCGCATTAAAAGCGATTATTTCGATAAAGGAATCGGCGTAAAAAACGTTGCTGTGCCGAAAAAAATCCCTGCTCTTCCGCTGGAATATTTCCTAACTTCCGCCAAAAATGTCGGCATGAATGAATCGCAATTTTCCGACTGTATGACTAAAAAACCGCACCAAAAAGAAATTGACAGCAACACACAAAAAGCCTTGTCGCTTGGCGTGAACGGCTTGCCGTACATGGTCATTAACGACTATCAAACCAGCGGATTCGTCGGCGGCGAAAACGGATTAATAAGCATTCTTAAAGCTGGCGGCGTTAAATAATTGTCACTATTTCAGTTGACTCATAAATCCACGCAATTGAGATAAAGTCCGCTCTATTCTTTCATTAGTCCAATATTTATCTGGCGTGATATTATCGTCGCCAGTTGATTCCTCTTTGTAGCGGCCGATAATCTTGCCGTTCTTGACAATCGATACATCAGGCGCAAATATTCGAGGATTGCCATTTTTATCTTTTTCCAAATACGGTTCTAATTTCTTGACCAATTTTTGATAAACTTCGTTGTTGCTAGCGCGAGCATCGCGAATATTCAAATAGTATATTTTATCAACACTTTCAGCCCGAGCTGCCCGATCAACGTGTTTGCTCAAATGCTGGCACCACGGACATTGCGGAAAGCCCAAGAAAACCACGCCGCTGCCGTTATCAAAGATATCAAGGATCTCTTTATCGCTGGCATAAACGAAGCGATTATTCGCCGCCACTCGCGGATATTCTGACTTGAATTTGGCGGCGTCGGACACGTTAGTAGACGGAGTCTTCGGCTGCTCGGCAGAATGCTGGCGGTTATACCACAGCCCAGCCGCAGCGCCGCACAAGATGATTATGACGGAAATAATCGCAATAAGTTTTTTATTCATACCAAACCTCTTTTTCATAACGTCGTATCCTTCTTATAATTTTTCTTAGCTTCCAGCGACAACGATACCGCCGAACCGCGCGAATCATTCGTCTTATCCCACTTCCGCGCGCGAATATGACTCATCACTAGCTCTTGCGCTTCTTCAAATGTCATAATTCCCCCTTCTGGTGTAGCTTCACTATAGCTGGTCTAATTATAATACAGCGTTAGCATCATGAAAAACGGTAAAAATCGAACAAAATATAAAGGCATTTTTCCAAAACATAAAAGCTGTTTTCGAAAACAGAAAGAATGTTTTAAGCGACAGATACGACTATTCGATAAAAAGCAAGCGAAAACAGGCAAACTACCGATATATTTTAATAAAACCGCCAGACGATTAGAGTTTTGCTCCCCATTTCCACCTGAAAAGCTTAATCACTAGACGAGCTTCTACTTGACTAGTCGCAATCGCTCAATCAACCAATCCCGCGGCAAAATCGATAAGAACCAGCCAGCGCGCGGCCCGGAATCTTTGCCAATGAGCACACGGTAGATGGTGGTGAAAAGCTCCCGCGGCAGCAGCAAACCGCTCTCTTTGTAGGCGTAAATTGCTTGATGAAACCAGTTACCGTCAGCCCCAGCCGGCGCCTCGGCGATATCGTCAGCTAATCGCCTCAAGTATTCTTTTTGCTCTGGCGAGAACTCATCGGGATTTACCTCGTCCGTCAGACGAAACTTCAATGACTCGGGCGCCCACTTTTCCAGCCACCGACCAACATAGCCTAGTTCTGTGATGATCACTGCTTCTTCTTCGTCGACGATGCGGGCGTATTCCGAACTGCGCCGCAAAATCTCTACTGTTTTTACCATGTCGCACAGCGCCGCTTGGTATGAAATAACCAGATGCGAGAATGGAATTGAGCTGACCGCTGGCTGATCTAGTCCGTCAGTACACAAGAATAATAGCTGTTTATCAAGCTCATTTTGCGGATGCTGCTTCATCGCCGCGAAGTCGTCAACCAGCCGCACCAGGCTATCGGTCTCGTCAAAATACAACCGCTTGGCTGGCGAATATCGAAGGATAAAGTAGCGCACTACCTCAGGCGGCAGCATATCAACAACGTCGTGTGCATTCACGCCAGTACCCTTGCTGGCGCTCATCTTTTTCGTATCACCGGTGCGATTAATAAATTCATATGGCACTGGTACTGGCGCATCAATGTCATAGACTTCACGAGCGATCCGTTTGCCGGTATCATACGAACCGCCCTTCGTCGCGTGGTCACGACCAAACGGCTCGATATCAATACCGAGCAGCCACCACCGCCCCGGCCAATCCAACCGCCAGTCCAGCTTTACCTGCCCGTCATCGTACCGAACCGTGTGCTCCGAGTCATCATGGCTACGATAGGTAATTGTTTTTGTATCGCTATCCATTCTGACAAACTGACGATTTTTAAGACGACCATGTTCCATAATCTGAATCGGCGACCATTGATTATCCAGCTGCCGACCCGACACTTCCTGGATAGCCAACTTAGCTTTGTCAATGCGGCTCAGTGAGCGCTCGATGGCCGGCACAAAAAATCCGCTCCGATATTTATCGCTAGCATAGATCACGTCCATGGTGACGCCAATTTTATCGGCGCTGTCGAGAAATGGCTTCAAGCAAAAATCCGCCCACGAATCGTACCGATCATCTGGTGATGGCACCATACAGAGCGGCACACCCAAGTACTGTTCGTAGTTCGCTGGCAAATTAACCGGCACTTTACGAAAGGCGTCGAGGTTGTCTGAAACGTGAACGTGGCGCGCCCGAATGCCTGCTTTCTTCAGCGCCCGCACCACGGCATCAGCGATGACAATTTCACGCAGATGACCCACATGATACACACCTGACGGCGATGCGCCCGAGGCAACCAAAATATCTTTATTAGCATCCTGAAACGTATTTACTATATCATCGAGCCACTTCATGTGCTATATTATACACTAGCTTGTTACAAAAGAGTTAACGTTGAGCGATCATTCCGGTGATATCATAGACGTAGTCCCATTTTCTACCTATCATGAGAGTCAAAAAAGCAATTAAAGTATTTGAAAAGATTCGCGACTTACCCTACGGAACAAGTGGCAGTGATGAAGTGTGGTCGTGTTACCAAAAATGCGTACTCTTGAAACAAGAACTGCAGCACATCGGCATTACCAGTCAATTGCTAATTGGTGTTTTTGACTGGCAAGACCTGCAGATCCCCGAACACATCCTCAAAATTCGCCGCCAACAATATGAGAGACATGTGATACTACGCGTGTTTATTGATGAATTTGCGTACGATGTCGACCCATCAATAGATATTGGGCTTACACCAATGTTACCTATGGCTTGCTGGGATGGCAAGTCAAGCACAATAACCATGGTGCCACTGCGACGTCTGCGCGTCTACCGGCCACATTCCTTACATGAGCGTATTTTATCACAACTACGACGTAAGATATTTCGAAGTAACCCCGAGAGTTTTTATACTGCAATCGACATATGGTTAGCAACCATACGAGTAAGTTGATATTTTTTATTTTAGTGTGCTATATAACAATCTGATTGAGACAGTTTATTATTCCCACCTAAATAGCTTAATGGCTAAGAAATAAATAGCGAAAGTCCAAGCCGCGATAATACCGAATTGTGGCAAGATTTCCATAAAACTTGCGTGTTCAGTCATAATTAACCGGAATCCATCCGTGATTGGAGTTATGGGGACAAATTGGGCAACGCTTCGCAACCATTCTGGGAATAGATAAAGCGGGATAAACGTACCGGACAAGAACATCATCGGGAAAGAAATTAAATTACTTAACGCGGAAGATTGGTCTTCGTTTTTCGACCAGCCAGCAATCAATAGCCCTATTCCCACCATCATGAATGCCGATAATACAGATATAATCACAAACAGCGCCCAATCGCCTCGCATATTAAAGTGAAATATCAAAGCGCCAGCGACAACCATCATGATCAAGCTAAGCAAGGAAATAATCGTATAGTGAATTGCTGTAGAGATAATCAACTGACCAGAAGTAAACGGCGCCGCGCGTAAACGTCGGTACGAGCCACGCTTCTTTTCAGCCGGCATTTGATTAGCTAAACCAAAAATACCCATACTTATCAAGCTGAAAGTTAATAGCCCTGTAAATATGTAATCAAACGATTTTAATTGCTCATCACCAATCGCTTTACCAACAGCTTTAAGCGGAGCTTCAGGTTGACCCATCTGAATATTGATGTTATTGGTAATTTGGTTCATCACTGCCACCAACGCGCCGCCTGTTTGTTCAGAACCCTTGGAGTAAATAACACTCACAGTGCCTGTTGGAATAGGATGATTGCCATTATTTTTTATCACACCAAAATCACTCGGGAGCTCAATAATACCATTGAGCTCTGATCGCTTCAGCTTTTCGCGTGCGTCATCCATATCTTTAACGTCTTTAATTTTGAGGATCGAATCCTTAGAATTTTCT contains these protein-coding regions:
- the lysS gene encoding lysine--tRNA ligase — protein: MKWLDDIVNTFQDANKDILVASGASPSGVYHVGHLREIVIADAVVRALKKAGIRARHVHVSDNLDAFRKVPVNLPANYEQYLGVPLCMVPSPDDRYDSWADFCLKPFLDSADKIGVTMDVIYASDKYRSGFFVPAIERSLSRIDKAKLAIQEVSGRQLDNQWSPIQIMEHGRLKNRQFVRMDSDTKTITYRSHDDSEHTVRYDDGQVKLDWRLDWPGRWWLLGIDIEPFGRDHATKGGSYDTGKRIAREVYDIDAPVPVPYEFINRTGDTKKMSASKGTGVNAHDVVDMLPPEVVRYFILRYSPAKRLYFDETDSLVRLVDDFAAMKQHPQNELDKQLLFLCTDGLDQPAVSSIPFSHLVISYQAALCDMVKTVEILRRSSEYARIVDEEEAVIITELGYVGRWLEKWAPESLKFRLTDEVNPDEFSPEQKEYLRRLADDIAEAPAGADGNWFHQAIYAYKESGLLLPRELFTTIYRVLIGKDSGPRAGWFLSILPRDWLIERLRLVK
- a CDS encoding ABC transporter permease, whose translation is MKKYWIGIFGQVRAQQKRFIRDKMALFFTFLFPLIFLLVFGSVFSNDSTSFNIAIVNNSQTEFAKSFVKNAKENSKDSILKIKDVKDMDDAREKLKRSELNGIIELPSDFGVIKNNGNHPIPTGTVSVIYSKGSEQTGGALVAVMNQITNNINIQMGQPEAPLKAVGKAIGDEQLKSFDYIFTGLLTFSLISMGIFGLANQMPAEKKRGSYRRLRAAPFTSGQLIISTAIHYTIISLLSLIMMVVAGALIFHFNMRGDWALFVIISVLSAFMMVGIGLLIAGWSKNEDQSSALSNLISFPMMFLSGTFIPLYLFPEWLRSVAQFVPITPITDGFRLIMTEHASFMEILPQFGIIAAWTFAIYFLAIKLFRWE
- a CDS encoding DsbA family protein, whose product is MNRQKSSGIALIWVLSGIVIVGIVALFIYGIVNRPPNRHIGDNKPWNEKMSQGSADAKNVFIDYTDYFCSFCAEVEAATSTEFFKNDYIKSGKVRYEHRVVTLLKEMTNNTETGAHAAFCAADQDKYWQYTHDIVPRIKSDYFDKGIGVKNVAVPKKIPALPLEYFLTSAKNVGMNESQFSDCMTKKPHQKEIDSNTQKALSLGVNGLPYMVINDYQTSGFVGGENGLISILKAGGVK